In Thermococcus sp., a single genomic region encodes these proteins:
- a CDS encoding NfeD family protein yields MAGRSGVSGRILKFIALTADEIIVAVVLLAVLPAVGIDVPLPITGLILGVLLIKDILIAPYVLGGGLEKKSSTGAEALIGREARVIEDLTPRGTVKLDGELWRAECVNGIAKAGERVKVVGVDGTTLLVERPAKREPAPPRRDYSS; encoded by the coding sequence ATGGCTGGAAGGTCGGGAGTGAGCGGAAGGATTCTCAAATTCATAGCACTGACCGCCGATGAGATAATAGTGGCGGTCGTCCTGCTCGCTGTTCTGCCCGCGGTTGGGATAGACGTGCCCCTACCAATTACTGGGCTGATTCTGGGAGTTCTGTTAATCAAGGACATTCTAATAGCGCCGTACGTCCTCGGGGGAGGCCTTGAGAAAAAGTCCTCAACGGGAGCCGAGGCTCTGATAGGCCGGGAAGCGAGGGTCATTGAGGATTTGACCCCCAGGGGAACCGTCAAGCTCGACGGCGAGCTGTGGCGGGCCGAGTGCGTTAACGGAATCGCAAAAGCGGGGGAGAGGGTTAAGGTTGTGGGGGTGGATGGGACTACGCTCCTCGTGGAACGCCCAGCGAAACGAGAACCCGCGCCACCTCGTCGGGATTATTCGTCGTGA
- a CDS encoding ABC transporter ATP-binding protein, whose protein sequence is MEMVEVINLEKDYGKIKALRGISFSIGEGEIFGLIGPNGAGKSTTLKILATLLKPTAGTAKIAGYDVVKDPEKVRALISYLPEEAGAYKNLTGREYLEFMARLYAKDEGKARKMLKLGIELSGLGERLDDKVSTYSKGMTRKLLIARALMVKPKLAILDEPASGLDIVNAYEIRKTIRRFAREEGTTFLISSHNMLEVEFLCDRVAMISGGRIVEAGTPEELKERYNAENLEEVFMRAVGVSIPEPVGGEGS, encoded by the coding sequence ATGGAGATGGTGGAGGTAATTAACCTTGAGAAGGACTACGGCAAAATCAAGGCCCTCAGGGGGATAAGCTTCTCCATAGGCGAGGGGGAAATATTCGGCCTAATTGGGCCCAACGGTGCCGGGAAGAGCACCACACTCAAGATTCTTGCAACCCTCCTCAAGCCCACCGCAGGGACTGCAAAGATAGCCGGCTACGACGTGGTTAAAGACCCCGAGAAAGTCCGTGCCCTCATAAGCTACCTCCCCGAGGAGGCCGGTGCCTACAAGAACCTGACGGGGAGGGAATACCTTGAGTTCATGGCGAGGCTCTACGCCAAGGACGAGGGTAAGGCCAGAAAAATGCTGAAACTCGGCATTGAACTTTCCGGCTTAGGAGAGAGGCTCGACGACAAGGTTTCAACGTACTCAAAGGGAATGACGCGCAAGCTGTTGATAGCTAGAGCTCTGATGGTCAAACCAAAGCTGGCCATACTCGACGAACCCGCGAGCGGGCTTGACATAGTGAACGCCTACGAAATCAGGAAGACGATAAGACGCTTTGCAAGGGAAGAGGGGACGACATTTCTTATCTCAAGCCATAACATGCTGGAGGTAGAGTTCCTCTGCGACAGGGTGGCGATGATTTCAGGCGGGAGGATAGTTGAAGCTGGAACACCGGAAGAGCTGAAGGAAAGATACAACGCGGAGAACCTCGAGGAGGTCTTCATGAGGGCCGTTGGGGTTTCCATTCCGGAACCCGTTGGGGGTGAGGGCTCATGA
- a CDS encoding CoA-binding protein, with the protein MVRIIPVDKLTDDDVREILTKYRKIALVGASPKPERDSNEVMRYLIEKGYEVYPVNPRYSEVLGRKCYPSVLDIPDEVEIVDLFVRPELTRDYVEQAIKKGAKVVWFQFGTYDREAFKRAREAGLIAVTHRCIKQEHTRLIGE; encoded by the coding sequence ATGGTTAGGATAATCCCCGTTGACAAGCTGACCGACGACGATGTGAGGGAGATTCTGACGAAATACCGGAAAATTGCCCTCGTTGGGGCATCGCCAAAACCGGAGAGGGATTCAAATGAGGTTATGCGCTATCTAATCGAGAAGGGCTACGAGGTTTACCCCGTTAACCCGCGCTATTCAGAAGTCCTTGGAAGGAAGTGCTATCCGAGCGTGCTTGACATTCCGGACGAAGTTGAGATAGTAGACCTCTTCGTGAGACCGGAACTCACGCGGGACTACGTCGAGCAGGCGATAAAGAAGGGAGCAAAGGTCGTGTGGTTCCAGTTCGGAACTTACGACAGAGAGGCATTTAAGAGGGCCAGAGAGGCCGGCCTAATAGCCGTCACCCACCGCTGTATCAAGCAGGAGCACACGAGGCTCATTGGAGAATGA
- a CDS encoding DUF2178 domain-containing protein: MKRAELVNYFITGIAGSLLAIAILSNNPSLALGILVGLMITLFSYSEWLEREGIVFNDERTLRIDETASRRALQALIIMMSITVVISSFNSRNSQFWKGIYVTSSITLALTAILKIVLRHYYSRIM; encoded by the coding sequence ATGAAGAGAGCAGAACTTGTAAACTACTTCATAACAGGAATCGCAGGATCATTGCTTGCGATTGCAATTCTCTCCAACAACCCCTCTCTCGCGCTGGGGATTCTCGTGGGATTGATGATAACTCTTTTCTCATACTCGGAGTGGCTTGAGCGCGAGGGAATAGTTTTTAACGATGAGAGAACGCTCAGAATAGACGAGACAGCATCAAGGAGAGCCCTTCAGGCTTTAATAATAATGATGTCAATCACAGTAGTTATTTCGTCTTTTAACTCAAGGAACAGTCAATTTTGGAAAGGAATCTACGTTACTTCCTCGATAACCCTAGCTCTAACGGCGATTCTTAAGATAGTCCTAAGGCATTACTACTCCAGAATTATGTGA
- a CDS encoding helix-turn-helix transcriptional regulator, with protein MKNRLRELREKKGLTQEELARALGVTRQTIIAIEKGKYDPSLKLAFRIARFFGVKIEDVFIYDGE; from the coding sequence ATGAAAAACCGCCTCCGCGAGCTGAGGGAGAAGAAAGGTTTAACACAGGAGGAGCTCGCCAGAGCCCTCGGCGTTACGAGGCAGACGATTATAGCGATTGAGAAGGGCAAATATGACCCCTCCCTGAAGCTGGCCTTCAGAATTGCGAGGTTCTTCGGCGTTAAAATCGAGGACGTTTTCATATATGATGGTGAGTGA